The genome window GCCCACTTCCTCCTAGCTCTGGGCCTTTGCGCTGGTTGGTCCTGGCATCTCAACTCCCACTGGAGATTGAGGGTTCAGCTCAGCGGTCCTCACCTCCAGCCAGCTTTGGAAAGCCTACAAAGGTGTTTACTTCTCATGTTCTAGTCATGCAGACCCAGGGTAAAAACAGCTGCTGGAGTACCAGCCATTGTGCCTATATTCTAGCCAGATGGTAGTTCCTGGAAATGGCACACCTCACTACTGCTCGTGTCACATGCCCATCCCTAGGTTAAAAGGAGGCTGCGAAACTTCTGGGTACCATCTAGATATGGAGATTCCTCTTactgaggaaggagagaaggaatatTTAGGAATTTCTGCCAGAAAGCACAGGGTTAATGAAATCAACTagggaaacataaagaaaaacttGGCCTGGCCCCCCAAAATACACCTTAAACATCGGAAAGTACCCTGaggaaaaaagtatttgcaaaatatgtagatttttttcaggCTTTTGCCCCACATACCTGAGCTTTTTtttcggggggtggggtgggtgcacaccacatggcttgcaggatcttagttccccgaccagggactgaacccgggtcCCAGaggtgaaagtgcggagtcctaaccacctgACTGCCAGGGAATAACGATGCCAGAGCTTTTAAAAAGTGGTTCAACTtcgtaagatttttttctttcatataaacGACTTTTGTATCAGGGCAGAAGGCTTTCGCATAAGGAAAAGCAAATTCAAATCCTAAGATGTGGTTTTTTTCAGCCACCGGCTTGCTAACCCAAGTTGTGGGCAAGGCTGGAGGAAAACATGACCCCTTCTTAGTAAGTGCTGTTGAGAATGAACTGGTACATCCGTGGAAGACATTTTGGCAGAGTTAACATCAAAAATTTGACCCAGCATTGCCAGACCCAGGACTTTACCCCACGTGGTGCAGATACAGGTCATCACCACTCTTCTCAGACTTACTTAACTCCTCCTGGTGACGCAGTGACACACATGACCCCTGCCCTCTCAGACTCAGTCTGGTGGGGGACAGAAACCCAATGGTTTACAGTCTTCAGTGAGGCAGTGATGATCTGTGGAGAGTAGTCTAGGCACAGCGctcagcaagtgcaaaggcccgggAGGTGGGAAAGAAGCACCGGTGTCGGAACAGGAAAAGCAGCCAGCAAGGACCCAGGGCCTGTCTTTCCCATGAGAATGGCTGGCTGTGCCTGAGCCCTGCCTCGGGCACCTCTCCAAGAACAGGTGGGGTCTGAAGTGAGCTGGTTTTCTGGAAACCACCCAGGATCATCCTGCCAACTAGCCCCACCGCcacaggtggggaaggggagactGTGCCCCTATCCAGGACCACCCTCCAGGACTGGTTGCTCTCCCCGCCCCCTCAactacctctctgtgcctcagcttcttccCAATCGACGGCTCTCTGGAACACAAGGCAGGTCCTCGTTGACCTGTGTACCCACCGCCTGCAGAGTAGTGACTCCCTAAGGCCTGTCAACTGAGCAGATCGGGTCAGTGTCCAGACCTTCTGAAGAGGACACTCAAGGTTCAAAGGGCCAGGGTTGCCCAGGGTGACACACCAAGGACAGATGTTCCCAACATCTGAGCGCTTAGCTGTGCCTCAGCCTCCTGGCTGAGGAGCTCAGGCCAGGGTGGGATTAGCTTCATGCCTGGAATTCCAGGAGACAGATGCCCACTGTGAAACCTTGACCTCCTTGGGCAGGATTAGGACAGCTTCATTCAAGGGGCCTCCAGCTGGCGAAGGGGAAACAAGCTAGCACAGCAGGCTCATGACCCTCTTGGACGCCCCCTTGTGCCTGCTGTGAGGATCCTGACCAGGGTTGTAGGCTGGGTGGGGAAGGCCACACACAGAATGAAACCAACCCCATCAACCTGATCTCCCCCAGGGTACAGCTGTCATCTCACCACCACAGAaatggggggcggtggggggaggcaCAGAGCTGAGAACTGTGTCTAACAAGGCAGGTAAGAAAGATCTGGGGGCCAAACCTGTGGCCATACAGCATACCCCGAAGCTCACAGCACAGAGCTGCCTGCTGGCACCGAGAGAGCTgaggggggcaggggctggccaTTCCTAGAGCTCCCCTTCTGGAGAACCCAATGTCAGGGTCCTACTCGAGGAGAGGACTCCTCCCAGAGCACTCACAGCTTGGCTGCACCCTTTTGAGTTCTGCAGGGTGTGCAAAGAAAACAACTGCATCTGAGCGCCCGGTTTTCCCAGCGAGTTTTATTTGGGCAGACCTGGGGACAGGGAGGTCCTGCATCTAAAAGAAGGTGTTGGGCCTCTTGGTGGTGAAGCGTGGCTTGTGCTGGCGACGGAGGACCCGGTGGGGCAGTGGGAATTTGATCTTGGAGTCCTGTAATAAGAAAAGGCAGGCAAGGGGGTTGTGGGGAGGCTCTTAACCTTGTCTCCCAGGGACCACTGAGGTGTGGCCACCCCCACTGGGCTCCTGCGTCAAACCCGGTGCTTTACTGCATCTCCCAAGTCTGGAGGAGCTGCCTGCCCAGCAGGGCCCCGAGGGCACTCACGTGGAACTGCTTGACTGCTGGCCGGCGGCACTTGCTGGCTGCGATCTCCTCCACCTTCATGATCTGGATCGAGTGGGCCCGGGCACGGTGCCGGGCGCCCATGTCTCGGTCTACAAGGATCAGGAATGGGGGCACTTGGGGAACAAGTGGCCACAGCACCTGGTCCCAGCAGGTACTGGCTACCGAGTGTGTAGAACCTCCAAATTCACTTTGAGGGGCATGGCTGCAGGCCCCCAAAGGCGACAAGATCCACTTGCTGTTAGCACCTCTGTTTAAACTGCTGTTACAAGAAACAGCAGTTCTTGGGTTTAGGTGCTTGGGCTCTGGTCCTGGTAGGTGACCCACCCTGGGAGCACCTGGGGCTGCGAATGGCAGGTCCCAACACTGGACAGGGGCTGGATTAGGTTCTGAGCAGCAGTTGCCTCTACACAAGGGGCTGACCTCAAACCTCAAGAAGGAGGTTCCAGATGCAGTTGGTGGTGGGCGACTGAACCAGCTCAGGAACGACTCGAGTACCCTCCCTCCAATCTCCTAAGTCCCCTTGCTGCCAAGGTTCCAGAAAAAGGTGTGCTTGGGGCATCCTCTCCACTCCTCCTGCCCCCAAAGCAACACCTCCTGTGCCTCCCGTCACCATCCCTGGGACTCCCACCTGCCCCCAAGGAAGCTCTTGCGTTTGTCCTGCCTCAGTCTGGCAGGAAGGATGCCAGACTGAGCCGCAAGTGCCTGCCCTGTGAGCCTAAAGGAGGGACCCGGTGGCTTACAGCACTGGGTGACAGCGCCGGCTGTGGTCAGGTCCCGGTACTCCCGGTACATGTTGTGGGTGCCACTGCGGGAGTCATAGCGCAGCCAGATGCCGAAGTTCTTCACCCGCAGGGGAGATTTTTCGAACACCTGCCAAACAGAGGAGACCAGCTGAGGCGAGAGCAGCAAGTGAGCTTCAATCAGACCCCCCCCATCCCTGAACCTCTGCTCCCGCCCCACCCTGCCGCTCCAAAGGacagcccagcccccaggcctctcTTGCCTGTTTCCCAGTCCCCGCACCTTCAGACATCTGAGGGGAAATGTGCTGTGCAAGGGGAATTCCCATGGCAACAGCACGGGTGGAGAGCAGTCCAGGCCGAGATGCTTCCCCCATGGGGACCGACACAGCTCCAGACCACCCCTCAACACAACTCTCCTGGGACCATCTGGCCAAAAACCATCTGCTGCCCAACGCAGCCTCACAGTGCAGAGTCCagcatctcccccacccctttacagatgaggccCAGCCTCAACCAAGGGATCCCAGCAGGCCTTCCCTGGGCCTTGGGCTTTCTCATTAGGAAAAGGGCACCGAGCCACCTATTCCATCCCAACCTAGGGCCTGAAGAGCACAAGGGAACAGGCCAGAGTTTGTAAAGTCTGCTAACTCTGTGGGGTGACAGATGCCCCATGGGAGGGTGTAAATCCTCTCCGGATCCCACCCAGCCTCAAACACCCCATACCTGTCCACAGTAGACAATTTCCCCTAAAgatttcttcatcttcttcagCTGAGATACAAAGTACCAGAAGCGGGACTTGGCAACAACATGGTTAGGCGCAAAGATCCGCATGCGATAGAGGGGTGGCGTGCGGCACTTGGGGGTCGGCAGGCAGCGCCCCACCACCTTGTATTCTCGAAGCTGAAAGAGAACGGGGGTGAGGTGGGGCCGGCACCCAAAGCCCAGAGGTAACTGTGGAGACTCACTCTGCTCCCCTTCCCAAGCCCGTTGACAACTGGATGAGGGGACGGAGAAGGGCAagtcccaccccagggcctccgTGCGAAATCTGGCTGACTGTGGGTCATGCCACTGTCTGAACCTTCCACATAAAAGGGAGCGAGAGTGGGGAGGATTAACCAAGGTGCCTGTGTGCCCCTGGCCCTGGCTCAGGAAAGCTGGGTGAGCGTCGCAACcgctcccttcctctccctttctatGGGCTGGCCTGGAACAGTCAAGCTGTCTCCTTCCTCCAGAGCGTCTCTGCAGCTCACAGTTAACTTGCCAAGATCCTCTTTCAttccagaccccagagacagtAACCACCCTGGGATCTCACAGCCAACTCCAGGCAGAACCAGGACAAGAATCCAGTTCCCTGCCCAGCTCTGGGCTCCCTGCTCTGCTGTCATGACTTGCagctgcctcagttttcccagctgCTGTCCAAGGGGTTTGGACTCCCAAGTGTAAGCTCCCTGTTTACACAGATGCAAAAAGTGAAGATGTCTGCCAGGTCCAAATCCTGTGCTATATTAGAAAGGAACCATCTCCATAAGATGACCCGTCACCATTTTACTAATATCAATAGAAAATAACTCCAAACCTCACAAACTCGGTTCCTACTTCTGTCAACCTGACTCATCGGCCTCCCGGACCACCCATTCAGGAAGGGATACCGATGCGGTCGGTCCCTTTTCCAGTGTGGAAACTGGGGCTGGAAAGCTGAAAATGACCCACCCATACTGTTTCTCCTCAGGGCCTACTCTTCCGTCTCTGTGCTATTAACACCCTCTGATTTTGCCCAGTACTCTCCACAGCGATAAGGCTCGCACTCTCCATGTCAGCTCgaacttaaaataaattttttctatttctctcacaGTCATGCCAGGAGAAACAGAATTCtattgccctccccccaccccgccctcccaCCACCCTGTCCACTTTGCTgacgaggaaaccgaggctcggaAGCTCGATGAGGTCCCGCGGCGCGTGTTTCCACGCCGTGCAACTTGTCCCTTCCCCTGGAAAGGAGACTCGGCCTCCCCGATCCCCGAGCCGGCCAGGGCCATGCACCGGCCTCCCCACGCGGCTCCCGCAGTGGCCGCCATGTTGGCTGCAACTGGGGACGGCGGCGCGCGGGACCTAGCCGGAACAAGCACTTCCCGCGTGCCCCATGCCTCCTCCCGTGGCCCACGATTCGGTCCGCTTCGCGCTTCCCGACTCCCTGCCCCACCGCGATTGTCTTACCGTGCCCGAGGCCTTCATAGCGCCCTATACACGCTCGCCGCCACCCTCGAAAAGGAAGTGACCGGCCTCGCGCAGCCGCTCATCTCGACTTCGTGGACGGAAGTCCCTCCCATTCGATGCCGCGAACCCATTGGCTCGTCGGCCCCGAGCTCAATAAGATCTGCTTCTTCATTGGCTCCAGATCCACCAAACTCTCGCAGC of Delphinus delphis chromosome 3, mDelDel1.2, whole genome shotgun sequence contains these proteins:
- the RPL18A gene encoding large ribosomal subunit protein eL20, with amino-acid sequence MKASGTLREYKVVGRCLPTPKCRTPPLYRMRIFAPNHVVAKSRFWYFVSQLKKMKKSLGEIVYCGQVFEKSPLRVKNFGIWLRYDSRSGTHNMYREYRDLTTAGAVTQCYRDMGARHRARAHSIQIMKVEEIAASKCRRPAVKQFHDSKIKFPLPHRVLRRQHKPRFTTKRPNTFF